One genomic window of Clostridium taeniosporum includes the following:
- the gpG gene encoding phage tail assembly chaperone G, giving the protein MEISLNNKTYVMPKVKTRMLRKAIEINEHINFNNLKTKDLDGLVDFVVELYGNKFSRDDFYDGLDADKLIETLNNSINGIVGTMSNKLHEFPNN; this is encoded by the coding sequence ATGGAAATATCTTTAAATAACAAAACCTATGTTATGCCTAAGGTAAAAACAAGAATGCTAAGAAAAGCTATTGAAATAAATGAACATATAAATTTCAATAATTTAAAAACAAAAGATTTAGATGGACTTGTTGATTTTGTAGTAGAGCTTTACGGTAATAAATTTAGCAGAGATGATTTTTATGATGGACTTGATGCAGATAAACTTATAGAAACTTTAAATAATAGTATAAACGGAATAGTAGGAACAATGAGCAATAAATTACATGAGTTCCCAAACAATTAA
- a CDS encoding phage major capsid protein, which yields MNKILELREKRAKIWEDAKKFLDSKRNESGLISAEDTETYEKMEVDVVNLGKEIDRLERQAALDLELSKATSTAIRNIPNGNLSGETKTGRATDEYKKAFWKAMKNKNSLDIQNSLQVGTDSEGGYLVPDEFEKTLIESLEEQNIFRQLANVITTSSGDKKIPVVASKGTASWVDEEGAIPESDDAFSQVSIGAYKLATMIKVSEELLNDSVFNLESYIAKEFARRIGAKEEEAFFIGDGTGKPTGIFNATGGASLGVIAASATAITLDEIMDLFYSLKSPYRKNAVFTMNDATVKAIRKLKDSNGQYLWQPSVTAGEPDTVLNRPVKTSAYVPTLGAGAKPIAFGDFSYYWVADRQGRSFQRLNELYAATGQVGFKATQRVDGKLILPEAIKVLQMKDK from the coding sequence ATGAATAAGATATTAGAATTAAGAGAAAAAAGAGCAAAGATATGGGAAGATGCTAAAAAGTTTTTAGACAGTAAAAGAAATGAAAGTGGACTTATTTCAGCGGAAGATACTGAAACTTATGAAAAGATGGAAGTTGATGTTGTTAATTTAGGAAAAGAAATAGACAGACTAGAAAGGCAAGCTGCACTTGATTTGGAACTTTCAAAGGCAACTTCAACTGCTATTAGAAATATTCCTAATGGAAATTTAAGTGGTGAAACAAAAACAGGCAGGGCAACAGATGAATATAAAAAAGCCTTCTGGAAAGCTATGAAAAATAAAAATAGCTTAGATATTCAAAACTCACTTCAAGTAGGTACAGATAGTGAAGGTGGATATCTTGTGCCAGATGAATTTGAAAAAACATTAATTGAAAGTTTAGAAGAGCAAAATATATTTAGACAGCTTGCAAATGTAATAACTACATCTTCAGGAGATAAAAAAATACCAGTAGTTGCATCTAAAGGAACAGCATCTTGGGTAGATGAAGAAGGTGCAATTCCAGAATCAGATGATGCATTTAGTCAGGTATCAATAGGAGCATATAAATTAGCCACTATGATTAAGGTTTCAGAAGAACTTCTTAATGATAGTGTTTTTAATTTAGAAAGTTATATAGCAAAGGAATTTGCAAGAAGAATTGGAGCAAAAGAAGAAGAAGCATTTTTTATAGGAGATGGTACTGGAAAGCCTACAGGAATATTTAATGCTACTGGTGGAGCAAGTCTTGGAGTTATAGCAGCAAGTGCAACAGCAATTACTCTTGATGAGATTATGGATTTATTCTATTCCTTAAAATCGCCTTATAGAAAAAATGCTGTATTTACTATGAATGATGCAACAGTAAAGGCTATAAGAAAGCTTAAAGATTCTAATGGTCAATATTTATGGCAGCCATCTGTTACAGCAGGTGAGCCAGATACTGTTTTAAATAGACCAGTAAAAACTTCTGCTTATGTACCAACATTAGGAGCAGGAGCAAAACCTATAGCTTTTGGAGATTTTAGTTACTATTGGGTAGCAGATAGACAAGGTAGATCATTCCAAAGATTAAATGAACTATATGCAGCAACAGGACAAGTTGGATTTAAGGCAACTCAAAGAGTTGATGGTAAGTTAATACTTCCCGAGGCTATTAAAGTTCTACAAATGAAAGACAAATAG
- a CDS encoding HK97-gp10 family putative phage morphogenesis protein — MELQGVDEILNKLQSMGTNVSRLENKALRNAAEPVLEDAKATNAFNDRSGKLRKGLKITNVKKKEGVKYILIGIDKSDNSKIYYGKFLEFGTSKMPAKPFLQPAYEKNKDNIKRTIAETLKEGLK; from the coding sequence ATGGAACTTCAAGGTGTTGATGAAATATTAAACAAGCTTCAAAGCATGGGCACGAATGTATCAAGACTTGAAAATAAAGCACTAAGAAATGCAGCTGAACCTGTTCTTGAGGATGCAAAGGCAACAAATGCATTTAACGATAGAAGTGGTAAACTGCGAAAAGGTCTTAAAATAACCAATGTAAAAAAGAAAGAAGGGGTTAAATACATTCTTATAGGTATAGATAAATCAGATAACTCAAAGATATATTATGGGAAATTTCTAGAGTTTGGGACTTCTAAAATGCCTGCCAAACCTTTTTTACAGCCAGCTTATGAGAAAAATAAGGATAATATAAAAAGAACTATAGCTGAAACTTTGAAGGAGGGGTTGAAGTGA
- a CDS encoding phage head closure protein — translation MDIGDLKHRVIFQRFTTVANDNGFEEEAWVDFKTVWAAITNLHGREYFEAAAVKAEKTVKFTIRFIKDIDESMRILFKGKQYNITSIDNIKYANKFIEIKAMEVDSSG, via the coding sequence ATGGATATAGGAGATTTAAAACATAGAGTTATATTTCAAAGATTTACTACAGTAGCTAATGATAATGGTTTTGAGGAAGAAGCATGGGTAGATTTTAAAACAGTATGGGCGGCAATAACAAATCTTCATGGTAGAGAATACTTTGAAGCTGCAGCTGTTAAGGCAGAGAAAACTGTGAAATTTACTATTAGATTTATTAAGGATATAGATGAAAGCATGAGAATTTTGTTTAAAGGAAAACAGTACAACATAACTTCTATAGATAATATCAAATACGCAAACAAATTTATAGAAATTAAGGCTATGGAGGTTGATAGTAGTGGCTAG
- a CDS encoding major tail protein, whose product MAGIVSSAPVGVENLVYAILNEGETSTYGTPALVSPAINVKINPKSNSETLYADNRAVETVSNLGEVDVEIETQDLPLEVQAALLGHKLDTTTKVMSYEADDMAPYVAIGFKVKKGNGKYRYVWLLKGKFSEPEEEHSTQENKTKFQTPKLKGTFLTREDGKWKYTADEDSGFKEGASWFNKVYAPVVA is encoded by the coding sequence ATGGCAGGAATAGTTAGTAGTGCTCCAGTAGGAGTAGAAAATTTAGTATATGCTATTTTAAATGAAGGAGAAACTTCAACTTATGGGACACCAGCATTAGTTTCACCAGCAATAAATGTAAAAATAAATCCTAAGAGCAATTCAGAGACTTTATATGCTGATAATAGAGCTGTAGAAACAGTATCAAATTTAGGTGAAGTGGATGTAGAAATTGAAACTCAAGATTTACCTTTAGAAGTTCAGGCAGCACTTCTAGGACATAAATTGGATACAACAACTAAAGTTATGAGTTATGAAGCAGATGATATGGCTCCTTATGTAGCTATAGGATTTAAGGTGAAAAAAGGCAATGGTAAATACAGATATGTTTGGCTACTTAAAGGAAAATTTAGTGAACCAGAAGAAGAGCATTCAACTCAAGAAAATAAAACAAAATTCCAAACACCAAAACTTAAAGGTACTTTTCTAACAAGAGAAGATGGTAAATGGAAGTACACTGCTGATGAAGATAGTGGATTTAAAGAAGGGGCTAGTTGGTTTAATAAAGTATATGCACCAGTTGTAGCGTAA
- a CDS encoding head-tail connector protein gives MVVTLEEIKLYLRVDGDEENTLITKFILTAEELCEDILRYKLTEFETIPEAVRQAILYAVANMYEMRETFDVKSVIESMTRLLFCYRRESW, from the coding sequence TTGGTAGTAACTTTAGAAGAAATAAAACTTTATTTAAGGGTAGATGGTGATGAGGAAAATACACTCATCACTAAATTTATTTTAACAGCTGAAGAATTGTGTGAAGATATTTTGAGATATAAGTTAACAGAATTTGAAACAATACCTGAAGCAGTAAGACAAGCAATTTTATATGCTGTAGCAAATATGTATGAGATGCGTGAAACTTTTGACGTGAAATCGGTAATTGAAAGCATGACAAGACTTTTATTTTGTTATAGAAGAGAGAGTTGGTGA